From one Octopus bimaculoides isolate UCB-OBI-ISO-001 chromosome 1, ASM119413v2, whole genome shotgun sequence genomic stretch:
- the LOC106868541 gene encoding interleukin 17-like protein: protein MKTSRVLSSIVIFLFNIVFLVSSASIPTECKIPANLKVEYESLTSAASGNNFFLPAEIAPVGSKQNTLTDGDKTCPTASVASSIIRERSTCPWYLNITHDSTVFPPSRTEVVCRCKDCFDSDSNHECVMVYTPMTVLKRSDECVDGLYVYKPKVIQIATACACARKVEVQSDGSDDEYAS from the exons ATGAAGACATCTAGA GTTCTCTCAAGTATTGTCATATTTCTATTCAACATCGTCTTTCTTGTATCATCGGCGTCAATTCCAACCGAGTGTAAAATACCAGCCAATCTGAAAGTTGAATACGAGAGTTTGACCAGTGCAGCCAGTGGCAATAACTTTTTTCTACCAGCTGAAATTGCTCCTGTCGGAAGTAAGCAGAACACCCTGACAGACGGAGATAAAACTTGCCCAACGGCTTCTGTAGCCAGCAGTATCATCCGTGAACGTTCAACCTGCCCTTGGTACCTGAACATCACCCATGATTCAACAGTTTTCCCTCCATCCCGCACCGAAGTTGTGTGTCGCTGTAAAGACTGTTTCGATTCTGACAGCAACCACGAATGTGTGATGGTATATACTCCAATGACTGTCCTTAAACGTAGCGATGAATGTGTTGATGGACTGTACGTGTATAAACCAAAAGTAATTCAAATAGCCACAGCTTGTGCGTGTGCACGAAAAGTCGAAGTACAAAGTGATGGAAGCGACGATGAATACGCGTCGTAA